The genomic region TGATTAGGCAAGATGAAATATTTTTCCAAGTCACAAATCACGAAAAAGATAAAAAAGACACTGAAGTTCCAAGTAATACAAAAGCTAAAAACTAATCAAATATTTTTTTATCTTCAGACATAATTTCTATTACATGGTTTTTGATAAAGAGCGCTTCTTGCGCTTGATCTACTCTTATTTCAATCAGCATGTTAGTTCTAAGTTCATTTTCTTTCGCTGACCTTACTAGCTGACCTATGACTTCTTTTTTTTCATTGATGATTTGGTCACCAGGCGTCAGATCATCTTCTAATTCGATAAAGGCTCGGAACATTCGTCTTTTAACTTTACCTAAATAGTGAGTTCTCGCAACGATTTCTTGCCCTGTGTAACAACCCTTTTTAAAATTAATACCATCAATAAGATCCATATTTATAGACTGCGGGATGAAAGCTTCTTGTGTGGTTGGGTAAATATTAGGAATGCCATCAAAAATATTTAAATTGTCCCAGGATTCCATACTCATAGACGTATATTCAGGTAAGTTGAGTTTCATAAATGTATTGACTTTGGCAGTGTCACCCATTAATTGATAACGTTCAGTATTTTTTCCTACACGCATAATCATGACGTTATGCGATCTCACAATATCTAAATAAGTTTCCGGAAGTTTAATATCTTGATTAAGGAGAGGTTTAGATCCTACAAAACCTACGCATGTAAATTGATTGTCTAGTAAATTCAAAGAAACTTTTGATCGCAGAACGTACATTTTAAGTCGACGAAGAATAGGTTCTGCAATCGAGCTATCTATCTGTATATGAATTGAGTCATGCTCTTCGAAACACAGCATAAAGGCCAAGACTCTTCCTTTAGGATTGCAAAAGCCAGCAAACAAAGCTTTATCATGTGAGATGAGTTTGATGTCTTGTGTGAGCTGACCTTGCAGGAACTTGACCCGATCGTCACCCTCAACTTTAATCATTGAAGAGGTGCTAAGAAGAATGAATTTATTGTCTAAATTTAATGACATGTTGAATTATTTTTTTTATCGAAATAAATCGAAGACTAAAAATGATGCCTGCGAGCGAAGCAAAAAACCATTTAAGGTGAAAATCTGCTTTATCTTGCCATGCAGGTTTTTGTTTTTTCATCGCACTTAAAATATTAAGGACTGAATCTCCTCTTACATAAATACCATTAATTTGTTTTGTAATATCTTTGAGGTAAGCCTCATCTAATTTAGACATATAACGATCACTTTCACCGCCTGCGACATTATCATCTCGTGTACCAATATTTGCTTCTGAGATTTGTGCTATACCTGGTTGCAAGGCAAAGCTTTCGTTAGACCAATAGCCAATCAATTGATTTTTTCCATCGAGTTTTGGAATAGGGGCTCCCTTCAGGCTTCCAATCCCTACAATCACCCAGTCACTCCCCCCTTGAAATTGAGCTAGGTCTTTTGTATTGAATGCATGAAGCTTTGGTGCTTCTTCGCCATCCGTAAAATAAACCACTTGCGAGTTTTCAGGGAAACTTCTAATTAAACGTGCGAGCGTAAAAAAGGACTCTCGCACCCGAGAATTGCCAGACCAACCTGACCGCCAATCTAGATGATCGATTGTATCTTCAATGGCATCAAAATTTTCACAGACTTCAATAGGCGTATAAGAAGCTGCCACACTTACACCCACGAACATTCCAATACTTACTTTTGTGCCACAAGGGAGTTCAGACATAATTTCATGAAGACTATGCTTCATATACTGGAGTCTTGATACGGGCTTATTCATGATGGACATATCTACTGTGTTCATGCTTTGAGAAATATCAGCCACAAACATGTAGTTATAAATATTATGTTTAAGCGGTATGGATGGATTGATGATGGCGAGCGCCATAAATCCGATAGCTACGATTAGTGAGAGGGTGTCCGAATCGAGATTGGATCTCGATTTTATTTTCTTAAGCCACTCTTTCATAAACTTAAGGTAAGCCTACGGGAATATTCCCCAGAATCAGTCCAGGTGAATCCGAGTCGCCAATACCTGGTGTTGGGTTGGCAGGTAATATCATCAGGACACGATCGAGATTATGTTTCACATCCCACGCATGGTTATCTATTTTAATTGAGAGCATATAAGCTGCTTTTGCTTGCCTAAATAAATACTCAGTTTCATTCTTTACGGTCATATCTGTTCCATTGATCGCTAATGCACGTTTAAAGAAAATATTGCCGACATTATAATGAATGTCTGCTTTCTGTGACTGAGTAGCCACAGGTAAAAGATTTGAAAAAAGAATACCTGCTTCCTTATATCTTTCTTTAGTCGTGAGCCAGTAAGCTGTTGCATAACGAGCCTCAAAACTATTGATGAACATACGAGGCGACTTACCTTCTGAAATGTTTTGATTAAATACTTGAATATTTTTTAACTCGATAAATTGTTTAATAAATATACCGAGAGAGGTGATAAGAAGTGCAACAAAAAGCCAAGTAAGTTTTTTGGTGCTAAAAATATTTTTTGTGATTAAAGCCATGACCTTACCTCTATCAGTTTAAGTGTAAGTAAAGCAATCATTAAAAGTGCAGCCGTGACAAAGCAATGTGTTGAATAATCTTGCCCAGGAATTTTTTCGAAATATTTAATTGGTTTCTTTTCTTTTTGATTAATATCTTCGATCGCTTTTTGGAGTGTTTTAGGATCTTCAGCTTCATAAGCTTGGAAGGGTGAGTTAAGTGACTTAAAGAATTCATTTAATTCGATTTGAGGGGGTAGCGCATCATCATCTCTTGCTTTGAATGATGTGTTAAAAATACTGATACCACCAGGCTGTCTTAATACAATCCAATAAAGACTAATTTTAAGTCGGCCAAACCAATCTTTAATTTTTTCTTGAGTCGCAGCATCAATACGTCCAGCACCATCTGAAAGTAAGATCACAGCTCTTGAGCCTGAGTCTGGTACCTTGTTAAATAATTCTGCGCCTGTCGTCAGTCCACTTCCTATATTGGTTTGAAATAATGCGTTTCCAGCCGTGGCTCTGACCGCTGCAATGATTGCATTTTTATTGTCTGTTAATGGTAAAACATACATCGCAGAGTTACTAAAAGAAACCATACCCATCATGTCGTTTTTTCTTGAGTTTACAAAATCTGTAATCAATCTTGCCGCCGCTGCAGATTTCATTTCGCCTACTTTTGATTCATCCTTCCCTGCAAAGGGATCATCCATACTGGCACTTCGGTCTAATACCAAACCAATTTGAGCGCCTATCCCTGTTTTTTCAATTTCTCTTTGTTGAGAGTGGGGACCGCTCAATCCTACGATAATTGTAATTAGAATGAGTGTGGCAATAAATTTTAAAATGATTGCAATGATGCTTGAGAGACGGTCTTTTGGAATCATTTCATTCCATGAATAATATTGAAGAGAAGTCTCTTTAAAAATTAGCGGAATAAATGCTAAGGGTAAAAACCATAACACCCATGGAAATGAAAGCGTCATTTAGCAATACCTTCCACAAGTGAGCTTTTATCGACGATCAGTTTTCTTTCACAATCTCGACAATGCTTCGAGAAATTCTTCAGCCATTTGAGTATTGCTTCGTTGTCCTGTTTTTTTGATGAAGCATTAAAAAATACGAGCGTTGAAAGCTTAAAAAACTCTCGAAGTTCCGCGTCGATATTTTCAAAAGAATTATTTTTTGCGTAAAGAAGAGATAGCGTGTCTTTAAATAGTGTTTTTCCTGTCACAAGATCGAATGCGCGATGCATATCTGTCATCGCTTTTTCAACAGAAGCAGGTGTGGCTTTGAGTTTACTAATGGTGCGATGTGTTCTTGCAAATACACCCCGCGCATTAGGTAGCCAAGCATATTGACTATAAATATAAAGGAGGCCGATTAATGAGAGAAGCGCAATGATGCCAGAAATTTTTAAGGTTTTAATGGGGCCTGCTTCGTCTATTAAAATGACACCTCGGAGAGGGCTCATATCTTCTTCGATTTTGACATTACCAAATATAGAAAGTGGGGAAATTGCGATTCGACGTTCAGGGATTCTATATTTAAATACTTTCTTTTCAGGGCTATTAGGATTTAAGACTCGAATATATTCAGCGGGTAAAAATCCTGGCTTAGCGACCACGTTATTGGTAAAGATTTGGTAAGTGAGATCAAGCGTTAATGTTGTTGATGTTTTACCTTCTTTTAACACATGCTCCATAGTATCTAAAATAATGCCCAAATCTTGACCCTTGTATTTTCTTTCATAGCCAGGAATGGGGAGAGACTCTTTGATAAGCACATAAGGTTTTTTAATAGTGATTTCAATATGTCTTGAAGATTTATCACCAATCGTATAACCGACTTGCTGTAAAGGCTCTTTGATTTTGATAGATACGATACCCTCTTTAATATCAGGCCATTCTTGAGCATCTAGCGCAAAACTTGAGGTTGACAGTAAAAGCATCCAGAAGGAAATAAGATATTTCATAACCTTAGGCGCCTACAAATTGATTAAAGTATTCAGTCATTTTATTTGCATCGAAATGCTCATCTACAAAAAAAGGTGGGATATCAAAATTCATAAAAGCTTTTGTAATCGCCGCACGTCTTTTTTCAAACGAATCTACAATTTTTTCTTTTAATTCTTTTCTTAAGAAAAGCGTGTCCTTTTTGCCGCTCTCAGGATCGGTAATAGTCACAATGCCAAAATTAGGTAGGTTGATATATTCTTTCTTGTCCCACAGCACAATAGGAACCACGTGATGCCTCATAAGATTCGATAAACAATTTTCCAATTCAACTTCTGGTATATGAAAGTCTGAAATGAAGAAAATAAGTGCGCGCTCGCGCGGCATGTATTGGTAAAGATCTTTAATGGCTCGGTTTGATTTATTTGTGGATGTAAATTTTTTAAGGTCATGGATGAGCGTCATGGCATGTTGCGATCTAAATGAAATAGGCGCTAACCAATCCTCTCTAATTTCATCATCAAAACCTACAAGCCCTAGCGCATCGTGACGGTCAATCACTGAATGTGCAATCGATTGAGCAACTTCGGCTGCAAGATTAATTTTTTTATTTTTTCCACCAAAATTCATACTGGCAGATAAGTCACACACAATCATGACGGGTGTTGCACTTCGCTGATTGAATATTTTGACGTGAATCTCACCTAAAGGATCTCGAATCGATTGACGAATATCAATGCGCCTTGGATCAGGATAAGAGAGGAGTGTTGTGTGACCCGCAAACTCAATACCCATCCCTCTCTGGTTGCTTTTATGGCGACCAGGATGTTTGCCTTTAGATTTCCACCCGATGTGGTAATCAAATAATGGAGCGGCTTGTGTCATGTTCTTTAAGGTGCGTTGATAGCGTTTAGAATACCATTCGTTAAATCGCGAGCAATCACAGTTCTTCGCATTTCATAAACAGGATTAAATACGAGTCGATGTGCAATGGTTTCGTGGAATACGGCATGGATATCTGCAGGGGTTACGGATGTGCGATCATTAAGCCATGCATTTACACGCGCAGCTTTCATCATCATACTCATGCCGCGCGGACTCGCGCCTGATACGATCAATCGGTTCATATCAATATCGGATAGCTTGATGCCATAATCGCCTGGATTTTTTGTAGCTTTCCATAAGCGCAATGCATAATTTTTTAATGCTTCAGTCGCTTTAACATTTTCTTGAATCGTTTCTGAAAGTTCATTGAGCTTATTGAATTTAATCAAATCAGGTTTCACTTCCTCAATGAGCTTATCTGCATTATGAAATTTAGTTTCAAAGACGAGGTCTTTCATCATCTCATCTGCTTTTGGAATAAGAATAGGTATTTCCATCATGAAGCGATCTCGGGCTGCAGAGGGAATCTCAAATGTTTCTTCGCGTTCTACTTGGTTTCGATCCGCGAATACCACCATATGTGGGAAGTAGTGTTCTTTATTAAATGCAGACAATGTTTTCTCTGCCATGATTCTTAAGAGCAATGAATGCACTTGTGGCCTTGCTCGGTTAATTTCATTAAAGAAGAAAATAGATAGATCACTGCCTGACATCAAAATAGGGCCGGGGCTTACATGGGGCTT from Candidatus Methylopumilus universalis harbors:
- a CDS encoding vWA domain-containing protein; the encoded protein is MKEWLKKIKSRSNLDSDTLSLIVAIGFMALAIINPSIPLKHNIYNYMFVADISQSMNTVDMSIMNKPVSRLQYMKHSLHEIMSELPCGTKVSIGMFVGVSVAASYTPIEVCENFDAIEDTIDHLDWRSGWSGNSRVRESFFTLARLIRSFPENSQVVYFTDGEEAPKLHAFNTKDLAQFQGGSDWVIVGIGSLKGAPIPKLDGKNQLIGYWSNESFALQPGIAQISEANIGTRDDNVAGGESDRYMSKLDEAYLKDITKQINGIYVRGDSVLNILSAMKKQKPAWQDKADFHLKWFFASLAGIIFSLRFISIKKIIQHVIKFRQ
- a CDS encoding DUF58 domain-containing protein, whose translation is MTQAAPLFDYHIGWKSKGKHPGRHKSNQRGMGIEFAGHTTLLSYPDPRRIDIRQSIRDPLGEIHVKIFNQRSATPVMIVCDLSASMNFGGKNKKINLAAEVAQSIAHSVIDRHDALGLVGFDDEIREDWLAPISFRSQHAMTLIHDLKKFTSTNKSNRAIKDLYQYMPRERALIFFISDFHIPEVELENCLSNLMRHHVVPIVLWDKKEYINLPNFGIVTITDPESGKKDTLFLRKELKEKIVDSFEKRRAAITKAFMNFDIPPFFVDEHFDANKMTEYFNQFVGA
- a CDS encoding YgfZ/GcvT domain-containing protein → MSLNLDNKFILLSTSSMIKVEGDDRVKFLQGQLTQDIKLISHDKALFAGFCNPKGRVLAFMLCFEEHDSIHIQIDSSIAEPILRRLKMYVLRSKVSLNLLDNQFTCVGFVGSKPLLNQDIKLPETYLDIVRSHNVMIMRVGKNTERYQLMGDTAKVNTFMKLNLPEYTSMSMESWDNLNIFDGIPNIYPTTQEAFIPQSINMDLIDGINFKKGCYTGQEIVARTHYLGKVKRRMFRAFIELEDDLTPGDQIINEKKEVIGQLVRSAKENELRTNMLIEIRVDQAQEALFIKNHVIEIMSEDKKIFD
- a CDS encoding AAA family ATPase; translation: MSDQNLADWRKLAVKLETEINKVIVGQESPVRLITTSIFARGHVLLEGDVGVGKTTLLKAFTRAIGGGYQRIEGTIDLMPNDLIYHTYLGEDGKPHVSPGPILMSGSDLSIFFFNEINRARPQVHSLLLRIMAEKTLSAFNKEHYFPHMVVFADRNQVEREETFEIPSAARDRFMMEIPILIPKADEMMKDLVFETKFHNADKLIEEVKPDLIKFNKLNELSETIQENVKATEALKNYALRLWKATKNPGDYGIKLSDIDMNRLIVSGASPRGMSMMMKAARVNAWLNDRTSVTPADIHAVFHETIAHRLVFNPVYEMRRTVIARDLTNGILNAINAP
- a CDS encoding vWA domain-containing protein, coding for MTLSFPWVLWFLPLAFIPLIFKETSLQYYSWNEMIPKDRLSSIIAIILKFIATLILITIIVGLSGPHSQQREIEKTGIGAQIGLVLDRSASMDDPFAGKDESKVGEMKSAAAARLITDFVNSRKNDMMGMVSFSNSAMYVLPLTDNKNAIIAAVRATAGNALFQTNIGSGLTTGAELFNKVPDSGSRAVILLSDGAGRIDAATQEKIKDWFGRLKISLYWIVLRQPGGISIFNTSFKARDDDALPPQIELNEFFKSLNSPFQAYEAEDPKTLQKAIEDINQKEKKPIKYFEKIPGQDYSTHCFVTAALLMIALLTLKLIEVRSWL